One Falsarthrobacter nasiphocae DNA segment encodes these proteins:
- the mshC gene encoding cysteine--1-D-myo-inosityl 2-amino-2-deoxy-alpha-D-glucopyranoside ligase, with protein MRAWSTAPIPRVAGRPPRLTLWDTAQQRLVEPETNGKASLYVCGITPYDATHMGHAATYVAFDLLVRQWRDAGHDVTYVQNVTDVDDPLLERANATGADWRELAREQTDLFREDMEALNVVAPQHYVGAVESVPLIVEGVEHLVAEGVAYTVPGHDGEPDGDVYFDIEAAQRIQPHTEAGAWVLGQVSGYSREDMLRLSAERGGDPERPGKRGPLDPLLWRVARPGEPAWDGASLGEGRPGWHIECCVIARRLLPAPFTVQAGGSDLTFPHHEMSAAHAYAADGVPLARHYAHAAMVGLDGEKMSKSRGNLVFVSVLRREGTDPAAIRLALLSQRYREDWFWSDDVLAAAKTRLARWREAFTGTAWTAAEAERLIAEIRAALANDLDAPAALVAVDAALTRHVPTQQDEGSQGIRDALDALLGIRL; from the coding sequence ATGCGAGCATGGTCCACCGCCCCGATCCCGCGCGTCGCCGGGCGTCCTCCGCGCCTCACCCTGTGGGACACGGCGCAGCAGAGGCTCGTCGAGCCTGAGACGAACGGCAAGGCAAGTCTCTATGTCTGCGGCATCACGCCCTACGACGCGACCCACATGGGCCACGCTGCGACCTACGTGGCGTTCGACCTCCTCGTCCGCCAGTGGCGCGACGCGGGTCACGACGTGACATACGTGCAGAACGTGACGGACGTCGACGACCCCCTCCTCGAGCGCGCCAACGCCACCGGTGCCGACTGGCGCGAGCTCGCCCGAGAGCAGACTGACCTGTTCCGCGAGGACATGGAGGCGCTCAACGTCGTCGCGCCGCAGCACTACGTCGGCGCGGTCGAGTCCGTCCCGCTCATCGTCGAGGGCGTCGAGCACCTCGTCGCCGAGGGCGTCGCCTATACGGTGCCCGGCCACGACGGCGAGCCCGACGGGGACGTCTACTTCGACATCGAGGCCGCTCAGCGCATCCAGCCGCACACCGAGGCCGGCGCATGGGTGCTCGGCCAGGTGAGCGGCTACTCCCGTGAGGACATGCTCCGCCTCTCCGCCGAGCGAGGGGGAGACCCCGAGCGCCCGGGCAAGCGCGGACCCCTCGACCCGCTGCTCTGGCGCGTGGCCCGCCCCGGAGAGCCCGCCTGGGACGGGGCCTCCCTCGGGGAGGGCCGCCCCGGCTGGCACATCGAGTGCTGCGTCATCGCCCGCCGACTCCTCCCGGCCCCCTTCACGGTCCAGGCCGGCGGCAGCGACCTCACCTTCCCCCACCACGAGATGTCCGCGGCTCACGCGTATGCGGCCGACGGCGTTCCGCTGGCGCGCCATTACGCGCACGCGGCCATGGTGGGCCTCGACGGGGAGAAGATGAGCAAGTCCCGCGGGAACCTCGTCTTCGTCAGCGTGCTGCGCCGCGAGGGGACGGACCCCGCCGCGATCCGGCTCGCGCTTCTCTCCCAGCGCTACCGGGAGGATTGGTTCTGGAGCGACGACGTCCTGGCGGCGGCAAAGACCCGCTTGGCGCGCTGGCGCGAGGCATTCACCGGCACGGCGTGGACGGCCGCGGAGGCCGAGCGGCTCATCGCGGAGATTCGGGCCGCGCTGGCCAACGACTTGGATGCCCCGGCCGCGCTCGTCGCGGTGGACGCCGCCCTGACGCGGCATGTCCCGACGCAGCAGGACGAGGGATCGCAGGGCATCCGGGACGCGCTCGACGCGCTTCTCGGCATCCGGCTCTAG
- a CDS encoding undecaprenyl-diphosphate phosphatase yields MHWIEAIILGLVQGLTEFLPVSSSAHLRIVGELLPDGKDPGAAFTAITQLGTELAVLIYFWKDFVRIISRWFGSLTGRVPRNDQDARMGWLIIVGSIPIVVFGLLLKDAIETSFRSLWIVGTTLIVFGVILGVADAVGRQVRKLEDLTVPHGLIYGFAQALALIPGVSRSGGTITAGLLMGYTREAAARYSFLLAMPAVFASGLYELYGALKSTSPTVYTMPQTALATVIAFGVGYAIIAWFLRYISHNSFRPFVWYRIGLGVVVYILLGTGVISA; encoded by the coding sequence GTGCATTGGATTGAAGCGATCATTCTTGGCCTGGTTCAGGGCCTGACCGAGTTCCTCCCCGTCTCCTCGAGCGCCCACCTGCGGATCGTCGGTGAGCTCCTGCCCGACGGCAAGGACCCTGGGGCCGCGTTCACTGCCATCACCCAGCTCGGCACTGAGCTGGCGGTGCTGATCTACTTCTGGAAGGACTTCGTCCGGATCATCTCGCGCTGGTTCGGCTCCCTCACGGGCCGCGTGCCGCGCAACGACCAGGACGCCCGGATGGGCTGGCTCATCATCGTCGGCAGCATCCCGATCGTCGTCTTCGGCCTCCTGCTCAAGGACGCGATCGAGACGAGCTTCCGCAGCCTGTGGATCGTCGGCACGACGCTCATCGTCTTCGGCGTCATCCTCGGCGTCGCCGACGCCGTCGGCCGCCAGGTCCGCAAGCTCGAGGACCTCACCGTTCCTCACGGCCTCATCTACGGATTCGCCCAGGCCCTTGCCCTCATCCCGGGCGTCTCGCGGTCCGGCGGCACGATCACCGCGGGCCTCCTCATGGGGTACACCCGCGAGGCGGCTGCCCGCTACTCGTTCCTCCTGGCCATGCCGGCGGTCTTCGCCTCGGGCCTCTACGAGCTCTACGGCGCCCTGAAGTCCACCTCGCCGACCGTCTACACCATGCCGCAGACGGCCCTCGCCACGGTCATCGCCTTCGGCGTCGGCTACGCGATCATCGCGTGGTTCCTGCGATACATTTCCCACAACAGCTTCCGGCCGTTCGTCTGGTACCGCATCGGGCTCGGCGTCGTCGTCTACATCCTTCTGGGCACGGGCGTCATCAGCGCCTGA